The Akkermansia sp. N21116 genome includes a region encoding these proteins:
- the hemW gene encoding radical SAM family heme chaperone HemW has product MHLYVHIPFCHRICPYCSFYKHTPASTDMNLFVRALLREVESRKDDLQNSPEHEPRTLYFGGGTPSMLSNSHLGKIIQGIDHVVDIASLDEFSFESNPTTFTINKVRAWKDMGINRVSLGIQSWDPRILAVLGRTHTPEIARHSLEMLRTAGIPEINIDLMFAIPGQTLQLWEQTLLQTVEANPEHISAYNLTYEEDTAFFESLAKGEINQDTEHDADYFELADTILTDAGFRHYETSNYARNNLLSKHNFGYWQGDDYIGIGPGAVSTIRGSRIQNTMDTNAYIRSTLEHGVPDSETERLREEDILLERVALLLRTDTGVPMKWVPPRTEAFITNLIDENMAIILHSASEDSLVLKGKGRLLVDEIVTDLFSIK; this is encoded by the coding sequence ATGCATCTCTACGTTCATATCCCCTTTTGTCACCGGATCTGCCCCTACTGTTCCTTCTACAAGCATACACCGGCCTCCACGGACATGAATCTATTCGTCCGGGCTCTGCTTCGCGAAGTCGAATCACGCAAAGACGATTTGCAAAATTCCCCCGAACATGAACCCCGGACACTCTACTTCGGGGGAGGGACTCCGTCCATGCTATCCAATTCCCATCTCGGGAAAATCATCCAGGGCATCGACCATGTCGTCGATATTGCGTCGCTGGATGAATTCTCCTTTGAGTCCAATCCAACCACATTCACAATCAATAAAGTCCGAGCCTGGAAAGATATGGGAATCAATCGGGTTTCCCTCGGCATCCAATCCTGGGATCCGAGAATCCTGGCAGTATTGGGCAGAACGCATACCCCTGAAATCGCACGCCATTCCCTGGAAATGCTAAGAACAGCCGGCATCCCCGAGATCAACATCGACCTCATGTTTGCCATCCCGGGACAAACTCTCCAACTCTGGGAACAAACCCTCCTGCAAACAGTCGAAGCAAACCCGGAACATATTTCCGCCTACAACCTGACCTACGAAGAAGACACCGCCTTTTTTGAAAGCCTCGCCAAAGGGGAAATTAATCAGGATACGGAACACGATGCCGACTACTTCGAACTGGCTGACACCATTCTCACAGATGCCGGTTTCCGCCATTACGAAACTTCCAACTACGCCCGAAACAACCTCCTCTCCAAACACAACTTCGGCTATTGGCAGGGAGACGACTATATCGGCATTGGCCCCGGAGCCGTCAGTACCATCCGAGGCAGCCGCATCCAAAATACGATGGATACGAACGCCTACATCCGCTCCACACTGGAACATGGTGTGCCCGATTCCGAAACGGAAAGATTGAGAGAAGAGGACATTCTCCTGGAACGGGTAGCCCTGCTCCTCCGCACCGACACAGGGGTTCCCATGAAATGGGTCCCCCCTCGTACAGAAGCATTCATCACCAATCTGATAGATGAAAACATGGCCATCATTCTCCATTCAGCTTCAGAAGACAGCCTCGTTTTAAAAGGCAAAGGCCGACTCCTTGTCGACGAAATCGTCACAGACCTTTTTTCTATCAAATAA
- the thiL gene encoding thiamine-phosphate kinase, with protein sequence MKPETLARLGEEEILDRLLPYLPGNDSLLVGPGDDCAVVTRDHEFDTLLKTDCIVEGIHFTRETSPGLIGRKALARNLSDIAAMGGSPEHALVTVMIHPERTMKTLEDIYEGLTRLACEWNVSVAGGETTSLPTDGLALSIALTGKVPKGQAIYRSHASPGDLIVVTGELGDTFHSGHHLTFPPRIREGILLREAGIPSAMMDISDGLAADLPRMARASGTGFRIAETLLPCRNGCSPRQAVRDGEDYELLFTIPPGKLPLLEQIRRNLPHTPLTIIGTMTPPEQGDTIDGGWIHFSSSPKD encoded by the coding sequence ATGAAACCGGAAACACTGGCCCGACTGGGGGAAGAGGAAATTCTAGACCGACTTTTACCTTATCTGCCCGGCAATGACAGCCTTCTGGTCGGCCCCGGAGACGATTGCGCCGTCGTCACCCGCGACCACGAATTCGACACCCTGCTCAAAACCGACTGCATTGTCGAAGGTATCCACTTCACCCGGGAAACGTCTCCCGGCCTTATCGGAAGAAAAGCCCTCGCCCGGAACCTCTCCGACATCGCCGCCATGGGGGGCTCCCCCGAACATGCCCTCGTTACCGTCATGATCCATCCGGAACGGACTATGAAAACCCTGGAAGACATTTACGAGGGACTCACCCGACTCGCCTGCGAATGGAACGTCTCTGTCGCAGGAGGTGAAACGACATCCCTGCCAACGGACGGCCTTGCCCTCAGCATCGCCCTAACCGGAAAGGTTCCCAAAGGCCAAGCTATTTACAGAAGTCACGCCTCTCCGGGAGACCTGATCGTCGTCACCGGAGAATTGGGAGACACCTTCCATTCCGGTCATCACTTAACATTCCCTCCGCGTATCCGGGAAGGCATCCTTCTCCGGGAAGCCGGCATCCCCTCGGCCATGATGGATATCTCCGATGGACTCGCCGCCGACCTGCCCCGCATGGCTCGGGCTTCAGGAACCGGATTCAGGATAGCCGAAACCCTTCTCCCCTGCAGAAATGGTTGCTCACCCCGCCAGGCTGTCAGAGACGGTGAAGATTACGAACTCCTCTTTACCATTCCTCCCGGCAAATTGCCGCTGCTGGAACAAATCCGACGCAATCTCCCCCATACTCCCCTGACCATCATCGGCACCATGACGCCACCAGAACAAGGAGATACCATTGATGGAGGATGGATTCATTTCTCTTCCAGCCCAAAGGATTGA
- a CDS encoding CPBP family intramembrane metalloprotease: protein MSPFEAQFTSWMAAILLLAIEGLPLLFSWHPSWRPAQYGIPVKQFSSRDILIVTLVILFYALTPLSAFNMPGEKVGTIDIERMIISTIPQIIIAIVLFKRLSSAHMSSMAGWTKWKTIPQIFYIAAVIILMQLLLVAYQDTGLSAWLAGKLESPLVQTTVDTLKNGPLHIKIAIAVSAVFIAPVVEELCFRGFIYPYLKRYTGSIIAITATSLFFGIIHLNLVQSLPLACFSLLLIFLYEKTKTLLVPIVTHSIFNFLTVLHMFIIPYFQS from the coding sequence ATGAGCCCGTTTGAAGCCCAGTTCACTTCATGGATGGCGGCAATTCTTCTCCTCGCTATAGAAGGATTGCCCCTCCTTTTCAGCTGGCATCCGTCCTGGAGGCCGGCTCAATACGGCATCCCCGTCAAGCAATTTTCCTCCCGAGATATCCTGATCGTTACTCTGGTCATCCTCTTCTATGCCCTGACGCCGCTCAGTGCATTTAACATGCCTGGAGAAAAAGTAGGAACAATCGATATCGAGAGGATGATTATTTCGACCATTCCGCAGATTATCATCGCCATCGTCCTCTTCAAACGCCTCAGTTCAGCCCACATGTCCTCCATGGCCGGCTGGACCAAGTGGAAAACCATCCCTCAAATTTTCTACATTGCAGCAGTCATCATTCTCATGCAGTTGCTACTGGTCGCCTACCAAGATACCGGACTATCCGCATGGCTCGCCGGGAAACTGGAATCACCACTCGTCCAAACCACTGTCGATACTCTGAAAAACGGCCCCCTGCATATAAAGATTGCCATAGCCGTAAGTGCCGTCTTCATCGCTCCTGTCGTCGAGGAATTGTGTTTCCGAGGCTTCATCTACCCCTATTTGAAACGTTACACCGGGAGTATCATCGCCATAACCGCCACATCGCTGTTTTTCGGGATAATTCACCTGAACCTGGTTCAATCTCTTCCTCTGGCCTGTTTCAGCCTGCTACTCATCTTTCTTTACGAAAAGACCAAGACACTACTGGTTCCCATCGTCACACATTCCATCTTCAATTTCCTGACCGTTCTCCATATGTTCATCATCCCCTACTTCCAAAGCTGA
- the sppA gene encoding signal peptide peptidase SppA: protein MSEESSVPSSHKSSKGFLSGCLVSLAILACVVALAIICIIAIFGALGRQINSEEFASTLKEKNNISESLLYGNEGSRETIAVIDVNGVITSGDSSSDTAGCDTIGRLLEYAANRQDISSIILRVDSPGGEVTASDIIYDAIERVREKARKPVVVMMGTLAASGGYYISSHADWIVANPTTWTGSIGVIISGINFEEGMNRLGIRNQVFTSGAFKDMLSPMRPMSTSEKAYVQEMVDATYARFVNLVSTGRKIAKDKLEADHAIDGRILTGADAKKLGLVDQLGYFRDAIAKAGDLGGTTDPKVILLEEKRGFAEFLSLLSMEAKTSKNISVKIGNASLPQLRPGVPYMLPQHYATGSLVSEQ, encoded by the coding sequence ATGAGTGAAGAATCCTCCGTTCCATCATCGCACAAATCATCCAAAGGATTTTTGTCCGGCTGCCTGGTCTCCCTCGCCATTCTTGCTTGTGTCGTAGCCCTGGCCATTATCTGTATTATTGCAATCTTCGGTGCTTTAGGCCGACAGATCAATTCTGAAGAATTCGCATCGACACTCAAAGAGAAAAACAATATTTCCGAGAGTCTCCTTTACGGTAATGAAGGGAGCCGGGAAACCATCGCCGTCATTGACGTCAACGGAGTCATCACCTCGGGGGATTCCTCGTCCGACACCGCTGGTTGCGACACGATCGGCCGCCTTCTGGAATATGCTGCCAATCGCCAGGATATTTCCTCCATCATCCTCCGGGTTGATTCCCCAGGAGGAGAAGTCACCGCTTCCGACATCATCTATGACGCGATCGAACGCGTCCGGGAAAAGGCCCGCAAACCCGTCGTTGTCATGATGGGTACTCTTGCCGCATCGGGAGGATACTACATCTCCAGCCATGCGGACTGGATTGTAGCCAATCCGACAACGTGGACCGGCAGCATCGGCGTCATCATCTCTGGGATTAACTTCGAAGAAGGCATGAACAGACTGGGAATCCGCAATCAGGTTTTCACCAGCGGAGCCTTCAAGGACATGCTCTCTCCGATGCGCCCGATGTCCACATCGGAAAAAGCCTACGTCCAGGAAATGGTCGATGCGACATATGCCCGCTTCGTCAACCTCGTTTCTACCGGACGTAAAATTGCCAAGGATAAACTCGAAGCCGATCACGCTATCGACGGACGTATCCTCACCGGTGCCGATGCAAAAAAACTGGGACTTGTCGACCAACTCGGATACTTCCGCGACGCCATTGCGAAAGCCGGCGATCTTGGAGGGACAACCGATCCCAAAGTCATCCTTTTGGAAGAAAAGAGGGGATTTGCCGAATTCCTCTCCCTGTTGTCTATGGAAGCCAAAACCAGTAAAAACATCTCCGTTAAAATCGGCAACGCCTCCCTACCCCAGCTTCGTCCAGGCGTTCCCTACATGCTGCCTCAACATTATGCGACAGGTTCTCTCGTCAGCGAACAATGA
- a CDS encoding ROK family protein — protein sequence MNIQPKITPVLDPGFVPAVLWNRAYEAKVAATEGSRQLDIALTRQDGTCFRWSGRILPHTGDNVALNKTYVERIVKFLLWQKGGNIILVAGDDAIAAMLADCYSPTGERAFDCDFIGTKIYGAPITVKSVSIEDLPKETTDSVTLGRNLDGYRIGFDLGGSDRKCAAVVNGEVVYSEEVVWDPYHQTDPNYHVEGIDDSLKRAAAHLPRVDAIGGSSAGVYVNNEVRAASLFRGISPEDFEKHIRRVFFTLKERWNNIPFEVVNDGEVTALAGAMGMNDNAVLGVAMGTSEAAGYVDPEGHIMPWLNELAFAPVDYSSEGGVDEWSQDMGVGAMYFSQQAVARLAPRAGFEFGSMPYPEQLKKVQAAMAEGDDRARKIYETIGVHFGYAIAHYADFYEIRNLLFLGRVASGEGGQIIIDKANEVLAAEFPELKINLCVPDEKTKRHGQAVAAASLPKIS from the coding sequence ATGAATATTCAACCTAAAATCACACCTGTATTGGACCCGGGCTTTGTCCCCGCCGTTCTGTGGAACCGCGCTTATGAAGCCAAGGTTGCCGCAACGGAAGGTTCCCGTCAGCTTGATATTGCTTTGACTCGTCAGGATGGCACTTGCTTCCGCTGGAGTGGCCGCATTCTCCCGCATACCGGAGACAATGTTGCCCTGAACAAGACATACGTGGAACGTATCGTCAAGTTCCTCCTCTGGCAGAAGGGTGGCAACATTATTCTTGTCGCCGGAGACGATGCCATTGCCGCCATGCTGGCCGATTGCTACAGCCCCACCGGGGAACGCGCATTCGACTGCGATTTCATCGGTACCAAAATTTATGGTGCGCCGATTACGGTGAAATCCGTTTCCATTGAAGATCTTCCCAAGGAAACGACGGATTCCGTCACTCTCGGTCGCAATCTGGATGGTTACCGTATCGGTTTCGACCTCGGTGGTTCCGATCGCAAGTGCGCCGCCGTTGTGAACGGTGAAGTTGTCTATTCCGAAGAAGTTGTATGGGATCCCTACCACCAGACCGATCCGAACTACCATGTCGAAGGCATTGACGATTCTCTCAAGCGCGCTGCGGCTCACCTTCCCCGTGTGGATGCCATTGGTGGTTCTTCCGCAGGTGTCTATGTGAATAATGAAGTGCGTGCCGCTTCCCTGTTCCGCGGAATTAGCCCGGAAGACTTTGAAAAGCACATCCGCCGCGTGTTCTTCACTCTCAAGGAACGCTGGAACAATATTCCCTTTGAAGTCGTCAACGACGGCGAAGTGACTGCTCTTGCCGGAGCCATGGGAATGAATGACAATGCCGTTCTCGGTGTTGCCATGGGTACCTCCGAAGCCGCCGGCTACGTGGATCCTGAAGGACATATTATGCCCTGGCTCAATGAGCTTGCTTTTGCTCCCGTGGATTATTCCTCGGAAGGCGGTGTAGATGAATGGTCCCAGGACATGGGGGTAGGTGCCATGTACTTCTCCCAGCAGGCCGTTGCCCGCCTGGCTCCTCGTGCCGGGTTCGAATTCGGCAGCATGCCTTACCCGGAACAACTCAAGAAGGTGCAGGCCGCCATGGCCGAAGGCGATGACCGCGCCCGCAAGATCTATGAAACGATCGGCGTGCATTTCGGCTATGCCATCGCTCACTATGCGGACTTCTATGAAATCCGGAACCTTCTCTTCCTGGGCCGCGTTGCTTCCGGTGAAGGAGGACAAATCATCATCGACAAGGCTAATGAAGTCCTTGCCGCCGAGTTCCCCGAACTCAAGATCAATCTCTGCGTGCCGGACGAAAAAACCAAGCGCCATGGGCAGGCCGTTGCGGCTGCTTCACTGCCCAAGATCAGTTAA
- a CDS encoding serine/threonine-protein kinase, with translation MSDDPTSNSPNEQMMCPHCGHPMNISGLRPFSKVDCPACGQGTRVHTQLGVYRILDCVGRGGMSEIFRAEDTILGRIIALKILNENYSSQKDRVEKFEQEAQIMAKVRHENIVKVYTVGRAFGHVFIAMELVNGRDLETLMKLRGEPIPEPEALEIALQSVEGLMAADDAGLVHRDVKPANILLDASGTCKIVDFGLSLLQSEKDDSEEIWVTPYYASPEALRRELEDSRSDMYALGVTLFQMLSGKTPFETIPSSVHALLDIKKKIPSVRRVAPELSPMTRHIVDKLMNFDKEKRYQSYAELRDDLIQAHALLASEDGDWRVKRSSLIRRYKRNRFRMIAAICAGGILLAGGIVFWITSLQKVSQTDVPPIVKEEEKAPVVHMMNGEEIGQAYLHAEETLKSGYLDDARRQFERLLDEQRCPLATAAWSALNAAYACWILGDDHHGRFLMQQMVDRVEKNGESAEAKGSAVDVMELMKALLASSQEENVRNFEAGDPMLLYWLVGSGLKAWKEGNITRAASLFARLEELSQTEGEGISGRTWNNLLSSYIQDAASVKKLMSMPDETLPQARTKLDGLMNPPDQQSPGTAYKRILASLVRQQEAHVLDLKERSRDDGDLSPSGQDSSRQKDPEDQGQPQEDEQARIQREREQEEIRRAQEAERQQEAERLKLQEQTLQKNRETVQKGVVRAVELMEKSWNFSSAMEELRKVEEFAVHDDSLKDRVQAYLEMASLADGFMAKTLEQSLRLPQPKRQLALQDGTTVQLQGYDKSKNLITVMTPSGRVSRPAHDLGIHTMIRLHRACLAQSGAKPAEERQRHRDALVFMFLAGGRESAVSTMEKWLLSSPDNTLEFMNQWQGWMIALDE, from the coding sequence ATGAGTGACGATCCTACCAGCAATTCCCCGAATGAGCAGATGATGTGTCCGCATTGTGGGCACCCGATGAATATTTCCGGATTGAGGCCATTTTCTAAAGTCGACTGTCCGGCCTGTGGTCAGGGAACCCGGGTGCATACCCAGTTGGGGGTGTATCGGATTTTGGATTGTGTCGGCAGGGGAGGGATGAGTGAAATTTTCCGGGCTGAAGATACGATTCTCGGTCGCATTATTGCGTTAAAAATTCTGAACGAAAACTATTCTTCCCAGAAAGATCGCGTAGAAAAGTTCGAGCAGGAAGCTCAGATCATGGCCAAGGTTCGCCATGAGAACATTGTCAAGGTCTATACGGTCGGGCGTGCTTTTGGTCATGTGTTTATTGCGATGGAATTGGTAAATGGGCGCGATCTTGAAACGCTCATGAAGTTGCGAGGCGAACCTATCCCGGAACCGGAGGCTCTGGAAATTGCTCTTCAGTCGGTAGAGGGCCTGATGGCGGCTGATGACGCCGGTCTTGTACACCGTGACGTCAAACCGGCTAATATTCTTTTGGATGCATCCGGGACATGCAAAATCGTCGATTTCGGTCTTTCTTTGCTGCAATCGGAAAAGGATGATTCGGAAGAGATTTGGGTAACTCCTTATTATGCATCTCCGGAAGCCCTGCGGCGTGAATTGGAAGATTCCCGCTCCGACATGTATGCCCTGGGTGTGACTCTGTTCCAGATGTTGTCCGGAAAGACTCCTTTTGAGACGATTCCCAGTTCCGTTCATGCATTGCTGGATATCAAGAAGAAGATTCCTTCCGTTCGGCGGGTTGCTCCGGAATTGTCTCCGATGACCCGTCATATTGTCGATAAGTTGATGAACTTCGACAAGGAAAAACGCTATCAGTCATATGCTGAACTTCGGGATGATCTGATCCAGGCTCATGCGCTTCTTGCCTCGGAGGACGGAGATTGGAGGGTCAAGCGATCCAGTCTTATCAGGAGGTACAAGAGGAATCGTTTCCGCATGATTGCTGCGATTTGCGCTGGGGGGATACTCTTGGCCGGAGGGATTGTGTTTTGGATAACGAGCCTTCAAAAAGTTTCTCAGACGGATGTTCCTCCCATTGTCAAGGAGGAGGAGAAAGCCCCTGTTGTTCACATGATGAACGGAGAGGAAATAGGGCAAGCCTATTTGCATGCCGAAGAAACGCTGAAATCCGGTTATCTGGATGATGCCCGCCGGCAGTTTGAACGCCTGTTGGATGAACAGCGTTGCCCTCTTGCAACGGCGGCCTGGTCGGCATTGAATGCCGCCTATGCCTGCTGGATACTCGGGGATGACCACCACGGGCGTTTTCTGATGCAGCAAATGGTGGACAGAGTGGAAAAAAATGGAGAATCTGCCGAAGCGAAAGGGAGTGCCGTAGATGTCATGGAGTTAATGAAGGCATTGCTGGCTTCTTCCCAAGAGGAGAATGTCCGGAATTTTGAAGCGGGTGATCCGATGCTGTTATATTGGCTTGTCGGTTCGGGCTTGAAAGCATGGAAGGAGGGTAACATCACCCGGGCAGCTTCTTTGTTTGCCAGGTTGGAGGAATTATCTCAGACAGAGGGGGAGGGGATATCCGGCAGAACCTGGAATAATCTTTTATCTTCGTATATTCAGGATGCTGCCTCTGTGAAAAAGTTGATGTCTATGCCGGACGAGACATTACCGCAAGCCCGTACCAAATTGGACGGCTTGATGAATCCGCCCGATCAGCAAAGTCCGGGGACTGCGTACAAAAGAATTCTTGCAAGTCTGGTCAGGCAGCAGGAGGCCCATGTCCTGGATTTGAAGGAAAGATCGAGGGATGACGGCGATCTTTCGCCATCCGGGCAGGATTCTTCCCGGCAGAAGGATCCCGAAGATCAAGGCCAGCCTCAGGAAGATGAACAGGCTCGTATTCAGCGTGAGCGCGAGCAGGAAGAAATCCGCCGTGCCCAGGAAGCGGAACGGCAGCAGGAGGCTGAACGACTGAAGCTTCAGGAACAAACCCTGCAGAAGAACCGAGAAACTGTCCAGAAGGGAGTGGTCAGGGCGGTTGAATTGATGGAAAAGTCCTGGAATTTCTCTTCGGCAATGGAGGAGTTGCGCAAGGTGGAAGAATTCGCCGTTCATGACGATTCGTTGAAGGACCGGGTACAGGCATATCTGGAAATGGCTTCTCTGGCGGATGGGTTTATGGCGAAAACTCTGGAACAGTCTCTTCGCCTGCCTCAGCCCAAAAGGCAGCTCGCCTTGCAGGATGGAACGACGGTGCAGCTACAGGGGTATGACAAGAGCAAGAATCTCATCACCGTGATGACTCCAAGTGGACGTGTTTCGCGTCCGGCGCATGATCTGGGGATTCATACGATGATTCGCTTGCATCGTGCGTGTCTGGCGCAGTCTGGAGCCAAACCCGCCGAGGAGAGACAGCGCCATCGGGATGCCCTTGTTTTTATGTTTTTGGCGGGCGGACGCGAATCTGCTGTTTCGACCATGGAAAAATGGCTTCTGTCCAGCCCGGATAATACGTTGGAATTTATGAACCAATGGCAGGGATGGATGATTGCCTTGGATGAATGA